A window of Anaerolineales bacterium contains these coding sequences:
- a CDS encoding glycosyltransferase: MKFSIVTPSFNQNSFLPRAMDSVLGQEIDDLEYIVIDGGSADGSAETIKAHAARLAYWTSRPDRGYADALNEGFRRSTGEIMGWLNSDDMLTPWALRVAESVFRALPEAEWITTLCPLVMDEAGMVISARQAEGFNARAFFRGRNAPLVPGFYSTVIQQESTFWRRSLWERSGARLDDSLRMAADFELWARFFRHAELHAVGAPLGCFRFQKRSFTSNEMKGYLDECRTVLQRHGYRPPSRAELAVRRIARALPRRLYPATGLAYPVSKIRQEGRGSAWIVSREWII, from the coding sequence ATGAAATTCTCCATCGTCACACCTTCCTTCAACCAAAATTCGTTCCTTCCCCGGGCGATGGATTCGGTGCTCGGGCAGGAGATCGACGACCTCGAGTACATCGTCATCGACGGCGGATCGGCCGACGGCAGCGCGGAGACGATCAAAGCGCACGCGGCGCGCCTCGCCTATTGGACGAGCCGCCCCGACCGCGGCTACGCCGACGCGCTCAATGAGGGATTCCGCCGCTCGACCGGGGAGATCATGGGCTGGCTGAATTCCGACGACATGCTCACGCCCTGGGCGCTGCGCGTTGCGGAAAGCGTTTTTCGCGCGCTGCCCGAAGCGGAGTGGATCACCACCCTCTGCCCGCTGGTGATGGACGAGGCGGGAATGGTGATTTCCGCCCGCCAGGCGGAGGGCTTCAACGCGAGGGCGTTTTTCCGCGGGCGGAACGCCCCGCTCGTCCCCGGCTTCTATTCGACCGTCATCCAGCAGGAATCCACCTTCTGGCGCAGGTCGCTGTGGGAGCGGAGCGGGGCGCGGCTCGACGACAGCCTGCGCATGGCCGCGGATTTCGAGCTCTGGGCGCGGTTCTTCCGTCACGCCGAACTACACGCGGTCGGCGCGCCGCTGGGGTGTTTCCGATTCCAAAAGCGGTCGTTCACCTCGAACGAGATGAAAGGTTACCTCGACGAATGCCGGACCGTTTTGCAGCGGCACGGATACCGGCCGCCGTCGCGCGCGGAACTCGCCGTGCGGCGGATCGCCCGCGCGCTTCCGCGCCGGCTGTATCCGGCGACCGGCCTCGCCTATCCGGTATCGAAGATCCGCCAGGAGGGGCGCGGATCCGCGTGGATCGTCTCCCGCGAATGGATCATCTGA